Proteins encoded together in one Vigna angularis cultivar LongXiaoDou No.4 chromosome 5, ASM1680809v1, whole genome shotgun sequence window:
- the LOC108340040 gene encoding MLP-like protein 43 → MTLFGKISTEIGVHATSEKWFNLQATQLHQVQNLAERVHGTSLHHGEDWHHNESIKKWTYVIDGKVTTCYESIESVDEANKTINYKLFGEEIEHKFKVFRLIFQAIDKENDVAIIKWTIEYERVGEDVEPPYGYIEYMHKCTADIDGHLLKA, encoded by the exons ATGACACTTTTTGGTAAAATCAGCACTGAAATTGGAGTTCATGCAACTTCTGAAAAGTGGTTCAACCTCCAGGCAACGCAACTCCATCAAGTTCAAAACCTTGCTGAGAGAGTTCATGGAACCAGTCTGCACCATGGTGAAGATTGGCATCACAATGAGTCCATCAAGAAATGGACTTATGTTATAG ATGGTAAGGTTACAACATGTTATGAGAGTATTGAATCCGTTGATGAAGCAAACAAAACAATCAACTACAAACTCTTTGGTGAAGAGATCGAGCACAAGTTCAAGGTGTTTAGGCTCATATTTCAAGCAATTGATAAGGAGAATGATGTTGCTATCATCAAATGGACCATTGAATATGAGAGGGTTGGTGAAGACGTTGAACCTCCATACGGCTACATCGAGTACATGCACAAATGCACTGCAGACATTGATGGTCATCTTCTCAAGGCATAG